A stretch of Microbulbifer sp. SAOS-129_SWC DNA encodes these proteins:
- the tatA gene encoding Sec-independent protein translocase subunit TatA, translating into MGFGGISIWQLLIILVIVLLLFGTKRLKNLGGDLGGAIKGFKKAMKDEGKEGDKDEQESERLQHDEPQQPPQDKTKEQDKQSQDKK; encoded by the coding sequence ATGGGTTTTGGCGGTATTAGCATCTGGCAGCTGTTGATCATCCTGGTGATTGTGTTGCTGCTGTTCGGCACCAAGCGGCTGAAAAACCTGGGTGGTGACCTGGGTGGCGCCATCAAGGGCTTTAAAAAGGCGATGAAGGACGAGGGCAAGGAGGGCGACAAGGACGAGCAGGAGTCCGAGCGCCTGCAGCACGATGAGCCGCAGCAGCCGCCGCAGGACAAGACAAAGGAACAGGACAAACAGTCCCAGGATAAAAAATAA
- a CDS encoding MliC family protein, protein MYRLNLTCFACAALLSACHSDPGVELKTVDYQCEDGESLQVKYVIAASGPSMATLSYDNKLVPMHQERAASGVLYVADKDQPGYRWHTKGRDGMLLLQKMGEEEMQTLLGHCSSAPTP, encoded by the coding sequence ATGTATCGATTGAACCTGACCTGCTTCGCCTGTGCGGCGCTCCTGTCTGCCTGCCACAGCGACCCCGGGGTCGAACTCAAGACCGTAGATTACCAGTGTGAAGATGGAGAGTCCCTGCAGGTCAAGTACGTCATCGCCGCCAGCGGCCCATCCATGGCAACACTGAGCTACGACAACAAGCTGGTGCCCATGCACCAGGAACGCGCCGCGTCCGGCGTGCTCTATGTCGCCGACAAGGACCAGCCCGGCTACCGCTGGCACACCAAGGGGCGGGACGGCATGTTGCTGCTACAGAAGATGGGCGAGGAGGAGATGCAAACACTGCTCGGGCACTGCAGCAGCGCGCCGACACCCTAG
- a CDS encoding phosphoribosyl-ATP diphosphatase, translated as MSDLLRELDAVLKSRREAGDADSSYVASLHRKGLNKILEKVGEEATEVILAAKDAETGGDRQAMIGETADLWFHSMVMLSHLGVDSQDVLNELGRRFGLSGLEEKASRGKSS; from the coding sequence ATGAGTGATCTGCTGCGCGAACTGGACGCGGTGCTGAAGAGCCGCAGGGAGGCCGGTGACGCCGACAGCTCCTATGTGGCCAGCCTGCACCGCAAGGGCCTGAACAAGATTCTGGAAAAGGTCGGCGAGGAGGCCACCGAGGTGATTCTCGCGGCCAAGGACGCCGAGACTGGTGGCGACCGGCAGGCAATGATCGGCGAAACCGCCGACCTGTGGTTCCACTCCATGGTGATGCTCTCGCATCTGGGGGTGGATTCGCAGGATGTGCTGAATGAACTGGGGCGCCGCTTCGGCCTGTCGGGGCTGGAGGAAAAGGCATCCCGCGGCAAGAGTTCTTAA
- the dtd gene encoding D-aminoacyl-tRNA deacylase: MRGLIQRVRHAGVAVNGESVGSIDHGLLLLLGVEATDDRAAADKLLHKVLHYRVFGDEQGRMNLNVQQAGGGLLVVSQFTLVADTARGLRPSFTRGAAPQRAEELYDYFVERARAQFAPVACGVFAADMQVSLLNDGPVTFLLEV, encoded by the coding sequence ATGAGAGGATTGATACAGCGGGTGCGCCACGCCGGCGTGGCAGTGAATGGCGAATCCGTGGGCTCGATCGACCACGGCCTGTTACTGCTGCTCGGGGTCGAAGCCACCGATGATCGCGCGGCCGCGGACAAGCTGCTGCACAAGGTGCTGCACTACCGCGTGTTCGGCGACGAGCAGGGGCGCATGAACCTGAATGTACAGCAGGCCGGCGGTGGCCTGCTGGTGGTGAGCCAGTTCACGCTGGTGGCGGATACCGCCCGCGGCCTGCGACCCAGCTTTACCCGCGGCGCCGCGCCGCAACGGGCGGAGGAACTCTACGATTACTTTGTCGAGCGCGCGCGGGCTCAGTTTGCGCCGGTGGCCTGCGGCGTGTTTGCCGCGGACATGCAGGTGTCGCTGTTAAACGATGGGCCGGTGACCTTTTTACTGGAAGTCTGA
- the ubiB gene encoding ubiquinone biosynthesis regulatory protein kinase UbiB: MPIARSFTIARVFLRYRLDQLLPAERRPLLLRGLLLPLKVLPQSRLSRGERLRRALEELGPIFVKFGQLLSTRPDLLPPDIVEELDHLQDNVPPFPVDQFIARVEAALEGSVDEIFAEFEREPLASASVAQVHGALLQSGESVVVKVLRPGIDRVIQQDLRLLRVIARWVARFLPDGRRLRPVEVVEDYRHTIEGELDLVREAANGTQLKRNFANSPLLYIPEVHWDYTRENVLVLERIDGIPVTDLAQLRAQGTNMKLLAERGVEIFFKQVFEHNFFHADMHPGNIFVSRHKPERPQYIAIDTAIVGSLSREDQYYLARNLLAMFRRDYRMVAELHVQSGWVRSDTPVNTFEAAIRAVCEPIFEKPLGEISFARVLISLFQTARRFDMAVQPQLVLLQKTLLNIEGLGRQLYPELDLWKTAHPFLERWMRDRIHPKTIFGEIQRYGPEWLEKFPQMPQLVYTALEQSRELAPQLQGIGEQLALSRRRGRRQYLRRAAGALLAVGTLALAQPGWLAQLPPLGWVAGAAALILLLWP; this comes from the coding sequence TTGCCGATCGCACGCAGTTTCACCATCGCGCGGGTCTTCCTGCGCTACCGTCTCGACCAGCTGCTGCCGGCCGAGCGCCGGCCGCTGTTGCTGCGCGGCCTCCTACTGCCGCTGAAAGTGTTGCCGCAGTCGCGCCTGTCGCGCGGCGAGCGCTTGCGCCGTGCGCTGGAGGAGCTGGGCCCGATCTTCGTCAAGTTCGGCCAGCTGTTGTCCACCCGGCCGGACCTGCTGCCGCCCGATATCGTCGAGGAACTGGACCACCTGCAGGACAATGTGCCGCCCTTCCCGGTGGACCAGTTTATCGCCCGTGTCGAGGCGGCGCTGGAGGGCAGCGTCGACGAGATCTTTGCCGAATTCGAGCGCGAGCCGCTGGCGTCGGCGTCGGTGGCACAGGTGCACGGCGCGCTGCTGCAGAGCGGCGAGTCGGTGGTGGTGAAGGTGCTGCGCCCGGGCATCGACCGGGTGATCCAGCAGGACCTGCGCCTGCTGCGCGTGATCGCGCGCTGGGTGGCGCGCTTCCTGCCGGACGGCCGCCGCCTGCGCCCGGTGGAGGTGGTGGAGGATTACCGCCACACCATCGAGGGCGAGCTGGACCTGGTGCGCGAGGCGGCCAACGGTACCCAGCTGAAACGCAACTTCGCCAATTCCCCGCTGCTGTATATTCCCGAGGTGCATTGGGATTACACCCGCGAGAACGTCCTGGTGCTGGAGCGCATCGACGGCATTCCGGTGACCGACCTGGCGCAGCTGCGCGCCCAGGGCACCAATATGAAGCTGCTGGCCGAGCGCGGGGTGGAGATCTTCTTCAAGCAGGTGTTCGAGCACAATTTCTTCCACGCCGACATGCACCCGGGCAATATCTTTGTGTCGCGGCACAAGCCGGAGCGGCCGCAGTACATCGCCATCGACACCGCCATCGTCGGCAGCCTGTCGCGCGAGGACCAGTACTACCTGGCGCGCAACCTGCTGGCGATGTTCCGCCGCGATTACCGCATGGTGGCGGAGTTGCATGTACAGAGCGGCTGGGTGCGCAGCGATACGCCGGTGAACACCTTCGAAGCGGCGATCCGCGCGGTGTGCGAGCCGATCTTCGAAAAGCCGCTGGGCGAGATCTCCTTCGCCCGCGTGCTGATCAGCCTGTTCCAGACTGCGCGAAGATTCGATATGGCAGTGCAGCCGCAGCTGGTGCTGCTGCAGAAGACCCTGCTCAACATCGAGGGGCTGGGCCGGCAGCTTTATCCGGAGCTGGATCTGTGGAAGACTGCCCATCCATTTCTCGAGCGCTGGATGCGCGACCGCATCCACCCGAAAACCATCTTCGGCGAAATCCAGCGCTACGGGCCGGAATGGCTGGAGAAGTTCCCGCAAATGCCGCAACTGGTATACACCGCGCTGGAGCAGTCGCGCGAGCTGGCACCGCAGTTGCAGGGCATCGGTGAGCAGCTGGCACTGAGCCGTCGCCGCGGGCGCCGGCAGTACCTGCGTCGCGCCGCCGGCGCGCTGCTGGCGGTCGGCACCCTGGCGCTGGCCCAGCCGGGCTGGCTGGCGCAATTGCCGCCGCTGGGCTGGGTGGCCGGCGCTGCGGCGCTGATCCTGCTGCTGTGGCCCTGA
- a CDS encoding aminopeptidase, which yields MYNSNRRCKFFPAGRGASLHALRRGALLVALALLAGCETAGYYTQAATGQLRILVARKPIDKVVAAPATSPKLQKQLRLVQEVRAYAHAELQLPVGDAYGTYVKLAEKYPVWNVLAAPEFSLKPKRWCYPFVGCASYRGYFSKAAASAKGKQLLAQGYDVYLGPVPAYSTLGWFDDPILSSFVNWTPERLAGLLFHELAHRRVYISGDTQFNESFATAVSQLALPDWRRRYSIDSGAANRSAQALAVNHLMLAARRRLAGVYRAQISDGEKRARKAAALGQLRACYRQLSADWDHPERYRYYIDKTNNATLALVAEYQSQVPAFRQLYRESGSWPAFYDAAEQLGNMDKKARKQRLAELAAADQTSSKKVTGPSFNSDTCMSAANTPQATGAN from the coding sequence GTGTACAACAGCAATCGGCGGTGCAAATTCTTCCCCGCGGGCCGGGGCGCCTCGCTGCACGCGCTGCGGCGCGGCGCCCTCCTCGTGGCGCTGGCCCTGCTGGCCGGGTGCGAAACCGCGGGCTACTACACCCAGGCCGCGACCGGGCAGTTGCGCATCCTCGTTGCGCGCAAGCCCATCGACAAGGTGGTGGCGGCGCCGGCCACGTCACCCAAACTGCAGAAGCAACTGCGGCTGGTACAGGAAGTCCGCGCCTATGCCCACGCCGAACTGCAGCTGCCGGTGGGCGATGCCTACGGCACTTACGTCAAACTGGCAGAAAAGTATCCGGTCTGGAATGTGCTGGCGGCGCCGGAGTTTTCCCTCAAACCGAAGCGCTGGTGCTACCCGTTCGTCGGCTGCGCCAGCTACCGCGGCTACTTCAGCAAGGCCGCGGCCAGCGCCAAGGGCAAGCAGTTGCTGGCGCAGGGCTACGATGTCTACCTGGGGCCGGTACCGGCCTACAGCACGCTGGGCTGGTTCGATGACCCGATCCTGTCGAGCTTCGTCAACTGGACGCCGGAGCGGTTAGCCGGCCTGTTGTTTCACGAATTGGCCCACCGGCGTGTGTATATCTCCGGCGATACCCAGTTCAACGAAAGCTTCGCCACCGCCGTGTCACAGCTGGCACTGCCCGACTGGCGCCGCCGTTACAGTATCGACAGCGGTGCTGCCAATCGCAGCGCCCAGGCGCTGGCGGTCAACCACCTGATGCTGGCGGCGCGCCGACGGCTCGCGGGCGTTTACCGCGCGCAGATCAGCGATGGCGAAAAGCGCGCGCGCAAGGCTGCGGCGCTGGGCCAGCTGCGCGCCTGCTACCGACAACTGTCGGCGGACTGGGATCACCCTGAGCGCTATCGCTATTACATCGACAAGACCAACAACGCGACCCTGGCGCTGGTGGCCGAGTACCAGTCACAGGTGCCGGCGTTCCGCCAGCTGTACCGCGAGAGTGGCAGCTGGCCGGCCTTCTACGACGCCGCGGAACAGCTCGGCAACATGGACAAGAAGGCGCGCAAGCAACGCTTGGCCGAGTTGGCCGCCGCGGATCAGACTTCCAGTAAAAAGGTCACCGGCCCATCGTTTAACAGCGACACCTGCATGTCCGCGGCAAACACGCCGCAGGCCACCGGCGCAAACTGA
- a CDS encoding DUF3149 domain-containing protein, which produces MDALINLFTSFSGLLSLGIIAFVCAMAGYLLHLALRNMREGR; this is translated from the coding sequence ATGGACGCATTGATCAACCTGTTTACCAGCTTTTCCGGACTACTGAGTCTCGGCATTATTGCCTTTGTGTGCGCCATGGCCGGCTACCTGCTGCACCTGGCGCTGCGCAATATGCGCGAGGGGCGCTGA
- the tatB gene encoding Sec-independent protein translocase protein TatB: MFDIGFFELLLVGVVALVVIGPERLPDAVRTTARWWSGLKRTLHNAREELEKEIGADDIRRELHNERIMRELEDSRREMEQAFSDTGDSIRESVTGEAATAEPAARSHPTAEAEDFLPEQEEGAEELEDPEYPEHWHDYGDPDLNPDHPDHAAAKPAEADAGADEQPQHEAPPQGNSRKP; this comes from the coding sequence GTGTTTGATATCGGTTTTTTCGAACTGCTGTTGGTGGGTGTCGTCGCCCTGGTGGTGATCGGGCCCGAACGCCTGCCGGATGCGGTGCGCACCACGGCGCGCTGGTGGTCCGGCCTCAAGCGCACCCTGCACAACGCGCGCGAGGAGCTGGAAAAAGAGATTGGTGCCGACGACATCCGCCGCGAGCTGCACAACGAGCGCATCATGCGCGAGCTGGAAGACAGCCGCCGGGAGATGGAACAGGCGTTCAGCGATACCGGCGACAGCATCCGTGAAAGCGTCACCGGAGAAGCCGCCACTGCCGAACCGGCCGCGCGCAGCCACCCCACCGCCGAGGCGGAGGATTTCCTGCCGGAGCAGGAGGAAGGCGCCGAGGAGCTGGAGGATCCGGAGTACCCGGAGCACTGGCATGACTACGGCGACCCGGACCTGAACCCGGACCACCCGGATCACGCCGCGGCCAAGCCCGCGGAAGCAGATGCGGGTGCGGATGAACAACCGCAGCATGAAGCGCCGCCGCAGGGAAACAGCCGCAAGCCATGA
- the tatC gene encoding twin-arginine translocase subunit TatC codes for MSDQHNNDSGESSQPLIDHLIELRNRLIKTLLVVVLIFACMVPFAGQIYHFIAEPLQARLTQGAGMIATEVTSTFLTPFKTSFVVAFFVAVPFVLYQAWAFIAPGLYSREKRVAIPILVSSVFLFYAGMAFAYYVVFPILFDFFVSAAQADIKVMPDIRRYLDLVLKLFFAFGFAFEIPIAVVLLVWSGAVDADQLAKKRPYVLVGCFVIGMLLTPPDIISQSLLAVPMWLLFEVGLFFGRWVRSDKKVPEE; via the coding sequence ATGAGCGACCAGCACAACAACGACAGCGGCGAGAGCAGCCAGCCGCTGATCGATCACCTGATAGAGCTGCGCAACCGGTTGATCAAGACACTGCTGGTAGTAGTGTTGATCTTCGCCTGCATGGTGCCCTTCGCCGGGCAGATCTATCATTTCATCGCCGAGCCGCTCCAGGCGCGCCTGACCCAGGGCGCCGGCATGATCGCCACCGAGGTCACCTCTACCTTCCTGACACCGTTCAAGACCTCGTTCGTGGTCGCCTTCTTTGTCGCGGTGCCGTTTGTGCTCTACCAGGCGTGGGCGTTTATTGCGCCGGGTCTCTACAGCCGGGAAAAGCGCGTGGCGATACCGATCCTGGTATCCAGCGTGTTTCTGTTCTACGCCGGCATGGCCTTTGCCTACTACGTGGTCTTCCCGATCCTGTTCGACTTTTTTGTCAGCGCCGCGCAGGCGGACATCAAGGTGATGCCGGATATCCGCCGCTACCTGGATCTGGTGTTAAAGCTGTTTTTCGCTTTCGGCTTTGCGTTTGAGATTCCCATCGCGGTAGTGCTGCTGGTGTGGAGCGGCGCGGTGGATGCGGATCAGCTGGCCAAAAAGCGCCCCTATGTGCTGGTCGGCTGTTTCGTCATCGGCATGCTGCTGACACCGCCGGATATCATCTCCCAGTCACTGCTGGCGGTACCCATGTGGCTGCTGTTCGAAGTGGGGCTTTTCTTTGGTCGCTGGGTGAGGTCGGACAAAAAGGTTCCGGAAGAGTAA
- a CDS encoding SDR family oxidoreductase yields the protein MKHAFITGGTGFLGANLIEQLIADGWRVTAMHRAGSNIERLQQLGAAPVQAALDDIDALRAAMPAGVDAVFHVAANTNMWRGGNAQQWRDNVEGSANIARAAREKNAGRMIVTSSISAYGYHREPITEDSAKLADDPRHHYLYTKKRAERAVREEIARGLDAVFLNPCGIVGKYDTSSWAQTFFMIERDQLPGVPPGAGSFCHVGAVARAHIAAFDKGRSGENYILAGSDASFLEFFGRIAALLGKPVPRRTVPAFAIRALAQLSELGSRFSGREPALTPEKAAMVTRRVIARSDKAERELGYDARTSLDDMLRESHAWLVQQKLLEPRQ from the coding sequence GTGAAGCACGCATTCATCACCGGCGGCACCGGCTTCCTGGGTGCCAACCTGATTGAGCAGCTGATCGCCGACGGCTGGCGGGTGACCGCCATGCACAGGGCCGGCTCGAACATCGAGCGCCTGCAGCAGCTGGGCGCCGCGCCGGTGCAGGCCGCGCTGGACGATATCGACGCGCTGCGCGCGGCGATGCCCGCGGGCGTGGATGCGGTATTCCACGTGGCTGCGAATACCAATATGTGGCGTGGTGGCAATGCGCAGCAGTGGCGCGACAATGTCGAGGGCTCGGCGAATATCGCCCGCGCGGCGCGGGAGAAAAACGCGGGCCGCATGATCGTCACCAGCTCCATCTCGGCCTACGGCTATCACCGCGAACCCATCACCGAAGACAGCGCCAAGCTGGCCGACGATCCGCGCCATCACTACCTGTACACCAAGAAGCGCGCGGAGCGGGCGGTGCGCGAGGAGATTGCGCGCGGCCTGGACGCGGTGTTCCTGAACCCCTGCGGTATTGTCGGCAAGTACGATACGTCCAGCTGGGCGCAGACCTTCTTTATGATCGAGCGCGACCAGCTGCCCGGTGTGCCGCCCGGCGCGGGCTCCTTCTGCCACGTCGGCGCGGTGGCGCGCGCGCATATAGCGGCCTTCGACAAAGGGCGCAGCGGCGAGAACTATATCCTCGCCGGTAGCGATGCCAGCTTTCTGGAGTTCTTCGGCAGGATCGCGGCGCTGCTGGGCAAGCCGGTGCCCAGACGCACGGTGCCGGCGTTCGCGATTCGCGCGCTGGCGCAGCTGTCGGAGCTGGGCTCGCGCTTCAGCGGGCGCGAGCCGGCGCTCACGCCGGAAAAGGCGGCGATGGTAACGCGCCGGGTGATCGCGCGTAGCGACAAGGCCGAACGCGAGCTGGGCTACGACGCGCGTACGTCGCTGGATGATATGCTGCGCGAGAGCCATGCATGGCTGGTGCAACAGAAACTGCTGGAGCCGCGCCAATGA
- a CDS encoding prolyl oligopeptidase family serine peptidase, with amino-acid sequence MKQILIMAAGSLITASALAASPYPQAPTDDLVVDYFGTKVPAPYRWMENLDSKPVKDWVTAENDYSLPRLKKLPGWDKLDKRLGELWQYERYGVPYKKAGQYFYQYNDGSWDQSVLYEAGSLKQDGAVALDPRKLSEDGTIAARRYRVSPKGHYLAYGTSDGGTDWTDYHVRDLKTGKDVKDVLTGIKFSGVSWAKDESGFYYSRYPFVDKAKDSSRSADDSAQVAVYFHKLGQPQRNDQRIYAISGNDTRNPYAELSHDGNYLVFNIEQGYDANGIYYRDLRAKNGAVVKLLDDWDGLYTYLGNNGKTFYFQTTADAPLGRIVAVDLDQPQKKNWRELVPEQKNALQSASLIGDRFVLHYLQDAKSEVVVTDTAGKQQYELKLPGVGSVSGFYGEPDDAETFYTFSNFITPPSVYHLNVQTGKSELYKATKYPADFSDYAVTQHFYKSKDGTRVPLFLVSKKGLKKDGSNPTLLYGYGGFNIAITPQFTTRFAGWLDMGGTLAVANLRGGSEYGEAWHQAGTKTNKQNVFDDFIGAAEWLIDQKITSPKKLAISGRSNGGLLVGATITQRPDLFAAALPAVGVQDMLRYQTASANARLWSSDYGLSENKEQFKALYAYSPVHNTKKGTCYPPTLITTADHDDRVVPWHSYKFAAALQRDQGCDNPIWLAIETRAGHGAGKPVWMQVEDFANQWGFLAYHLGMNLE; translated from the coding sequence ATGAAACAGATACTAATAATGGCCGCGGGTTCGCTGATCACCGCGTCCGCGCTGGCGGCGAGCCCCTACCCACAGGCCCCGACCGACGACCTGGTGGTGGACTACTTCGGCACCAAGGTGCCGGCGCCCTACCGCTGGATGGAGAACCTCGATTCCAAGCCGGTAAAGGACTGGGTCACGGCGGAGAACGACTACTCGCTGCCGCGCCTGAAAAAGCTGCCCGGCTGGGACAAGCTCGACAAGCGCCTCGGCGAGTTGTGGCAGTACGAGCGTTACGGTGTGCCCTACAAGAAGGCCGGACAGTACTTTTACCAGTACAACGACGGCAGCTGGGACCAGAGCGTGCTGTACGAAGCCGGTAGCCTGAAACAAGACGGCGCCGTGGCCCTGGATCCGCGCAAGCTGAGTGAAGACGGCACCATCGCCGCGCGCCGCTATCGGGTCAGCCCCAAAGGCCACTACCTGGCCTACGGCACCTCCGACGGCGGCACCGACTGGACCGACTACCACGTGCGCGACCTGAAGACCGGCAAGGACGTAAAGGACGTGCTGACCGGTATCAAGTTCAGCGGCGTCAGCTGGGCCAAGGACGAATCCGGCTTCTACTACAGCCGCTATCCCTTTGTAGACAAAGCCAAAGACTCCAGCCGCAGCGCCGACGACAGCGCGCAGGTGGCGGTGTATTTCCACAAGCTGGGCCAGCCGCAGCGCAACGACCAGCGCATCTACGCCATCTCCGGCAACGACACTCGCAATCCCTACGCGGAGCTGAGTCACGACGGCAATTACCTGGTGTTCAATATCGAGCAGGGCTACGACGCCAACGGTATCTACTACCGCGACCTGCGCGCGAAAAACGGCGCGGTGGTAAAGCTGCTCGACGACTGGGATGGGCTCTACACCTACCTCGGCAACAACGGCAAGACCTTCTATTTCCAGACCACTGCCGACGCACCGCTCGGCCGCATCGTTGCCGTGGACCTGGACCAACCGCAGAAGAAAAACTGGCGCGAGCTGGTGCCGGAACAGAAAAACGCGCTGCAGAGCGCGTCGCTGATCGGCGACCGCTTCGTGCTGCACTACCTGCAGGATGCCAAATCGGAAGTGGTAGTCACCGATACCGCCGGCAAGCAGCAGTATGAACTGAAACTGCCGGGCGTCGGCTCGGTTTCCGGTTTCTACGGTGAGCCGGACGACGCCGAGACTTTCTACACCTTCAGTAACTTCATCACCCCGCCGAGTGTCTACCACCTGAATGTGCAGACCGGTAAGAGCGAACTGTACAAGGCGACGAAGTACCCCGCCGATTTTTCCGATTACGCCGTCACGCAGCATTTCTACAAGAGCAAAGACGGCACCCGGGTGCCGCTGTTCCTGGTGAGCAAGAAGGGGCTGAAGAAAGACGGCAGCAACCCGACCCTGCTATACGGCTACGGCGGTTTCAATATCGCCATCACGCCGCAGTTCACCACCCGTTTCGCCGGCTGGCTGGATATGGGCGGTACCCTGGCGGTGGCCAACCTGCGCGGTGGCAGTGAGTACGGCGAGGCCTGGCACCAGGCCGGTACCAAGACGAACAAGCAGAATGTGTTCGATGATTTTATCGGCGCGGCCGAGTGGCTGATCGACCAGAAGATCACCTCGCCGAAAAAGCTGGCCATCAGCGGCCGCTCCAACGGCGGCCTGTTGGTCGGCGCGACCATTACCCAGCGCCCGGACCTGTTTGCGGCAGCGCTGCCGGCGGTGGGGGTGCAGGATATGCTGCGCTACCAGACCGCGTCTGCCAACGCGCGCCTGTGGTCGAGCGACTATGGCCTGAGTGAAAACAAGGAACAGTTCAAGGCGCTCTACGCCTACTCGCCGGTGCACAACACCAAGAAGGGCACCTGCTATCCGCCGACCCTGATCACCACTGCGGATCACGATGATCGCGTGGTGCCCTGGCACAGCTACAAGTTCGCCGCGGCGCTGCAGCGCGACCAGGGTTGCGACAACCCGATCTGGCTGGCGATCGAGACCCGCGCCGGTCACGGTGCCGGCAAGCCGGTATGGATGCAGGTGGAGGATTTTGCCAATCAATGGGGTTTCCTCGCCTACCACCTGGGAATGAATCTGGAGTAA
- a CDS encoding SCP2 sterol-binding domain-containing protein: MTDPTFRAGFDAALETAINTALRYDPGTRLRLEKLDGKCLELDLSAPQLHLFLCIEGDQVQVRHHVEGAASTRLAGSALAFLRLLREADATPAKLGVSVSGSSALLAELQSILRDLDIDWEAPLAQLVGDVPAHTVGNALRAASRWLHDNLQRAPQAAAEAISEEWRITPPRAQFEAFADDLAQAALATERLEARVRLLRERFARREAE, translated from the coding sequence ATGACTGACCCCACATTCCGCGCCGGCTTCGACGCCGCTCTGGAAACCGCCATCAACACTGCCCTGCGCTATGACCCGGGCACCCGCCTGCGCCTCGAGAAACTCGACGGCAAGTGCCTGGAGCTGGATCTCAGCGCGCCGCAGCTGCACCTGTTCCTGTGTATCGAGGGCGATCAGGTGCAGGTGCGCCACCATGTGGAGGGTGCGGCGTCGACGCGGCTGGCCGGTTCGGCGCTGGCCTTCCTGCGCCTGCTGCGCGAGGCGGATGCGACGCCGGCCAAGCTGGGCGTGAGCGTCAGCGGTTCCAGCGCGTTGCTGGCAGAGCTGCAGTCGATCCTGCGCGATCTCGACATCGACTGGGAGGCGCCGCTGGCGCAGTTGGTGGGGGATGTGCCGGCACATACGGTGGGCAATGCGCTGCGCGCCGCCAGCCGCTGGCTGCACGACAACCTGCAGCGCGCGCCGCAGGCGGCCGCCGAGGCGATCAGTGAGGAGTGGCGTATCACGCCGCCGCGGGCGCAATTCGAGGCCTTTGCCGACGACCTGGCGCAGGCGGCGCTGGCCACCGAGCGCCTGGAGGCGCGGGTGCGTCTCCTGCGCGAACGCTTTGCCCGGCGGGAGGCCGAGTAG
- the hisI gene encoding phosphoribosyl-AMP cyclohydrolase yields MTQTDPNGDLTAQVTWNSDGLVPAIAQDYKSGQVLMMAWMNRESLALTASEGIAVYWSRSRGKLWRKGESSGHTQLVREMRLDCDGDTVLLLVQQQGGIACHTGRSSCFYRVLEDGEWRVKQPVIKNPESIYK; encoded by the coding sequence TTGACGCAGACAGATCCGAACGGCGATCTCACCGCTCAGGTCACCTGGAACAGCGACGGCCTGGTGCCGGCGATCGCGCAGGACTATAAGTCCGGGCAGGTGCTGATGATGGCGTGGATGAACCGCGAGTCGCTGGCGCTGACCGCCAGCGAAGGTATCGCCGTATACTGGTCGCGCTCGCGCGGTAAGCTGTGGCGCAAGGGCGAGTCGTCCGGTCACACGCAGCTGGTGCGCGAGATGCGCCTCGACTGCGACGGCGATACGGTGCTGCTGCTGGTGCAGCAGCAGGGCGGTATCGCCTGCCACACCGGCCGCAGCAGCTGCTTCTACCGCGTGCTGGAGGACGGCGAGTGGCGGGTGAAGCAGCCGGTGATCAAGAATCCGGAAAGCATCTACAAGTGA